In Apteryx mantelli isolate bAptMan1 chromosome 8, bAptMan1.hap1, whole genome shotgun sequence, the genomic window acccacaccTCTAATCCCTGCAACCCCCCAGTCTTCTGTTTTGTATTAACAAATTTACTGCGAATATGGTACACCTTAAATCATAATAGCAACAAGATTTGTATATGCATAGCAAGATACGGACAGCATTTACAATTGTAGCCAAGATGGCTCGTAACTGGCAGTTGAGTGTACGTATTTAATAGTGTTGCTTAACTGATAACTGACATTTCAGATGAAAGAAGAACATAGAACAATATAGCAAGGCCTCTTTACAAGTACAAAAGCTGTTAACTTTTTTTACTAAACCATAACTGGAGTTTTGCATCCAGACAATGCTGTGGGATGTTACACCAATAGCTTGCCTTCACCCAAACGCTGAGGTCACTGAAGCGTCctcttggggaaaaaagcagctggtgggggagggaagagaaaggaccTGAACAGTCTCAGAAAATGGTTGCATAACAGAACTCAGAAAATGGTATGCTGCAAACTAACTATTGTGTACGTATTCGATTTCAGTAAGTCCAGATTTAATTTCTTATGGGCAGTCTGTCCAGcacacctttttttcctccttccttcttcctcaagGGACCATCAAAGGCAATATGTATTGAGAGCAAGCATAGAAAGGGTTGCTGGTTAGAGCTGACTGCCTTTGCTGTTGTGGGTCTAGCTCAATACTACTGTGTTTAACCTCTTGTTTTTATTGGACTGAACATTTCTAAATGGAACAGAGGATTGGTTTTTTTGAAGCTTAATTTTAGTATCTCTTATGACTTCAGAAGAAAAGATAAGATTCAGTCCTTATTTGTTTCACTCTATATAACTTTCTAATTTTGACAGCACTCAGTGCTAAAACCTGCTAATGAAACCCAAAAGGTGGGCTCAATTTGTCCCAGTAGGCCAGCAAGATAATACCTTCAAACTAAGTTAAATGTTCTTACTATCTACATAGTTATggcttttgattatttttactCAAAATTAGCTATTGCTAAAGTCAAATAGCATGGAAATTTAACTTAAAATCCTCCAATTTGAAGCATTTTTAAATTAGAATTTCTCTTGGAGAGGACACAGTTGAGTTCTATCATCAAATCCCTCTCTAACAAAGTATACAGTACTCATTGTTGGAGAGATGCTAGACCAGATAAACCTTTAGATTGATTTCTGTAGTCAAAATTAAGCTAATGAAAATAATCTTCCTAACAGTCACTCTTCACCACTCCAACTGTTGTTTTATCCAGTCTCCACAAGACAAAGAACTtgtgtaaaacaaagaaaaactcagaaaactttaaaattacTTAGGTACTTAAGTTAGTTACTTAGCTTCTGAATTGAAACACTGAGTAGaaaacttgcttttttgtttttgtttagctGGAGAATATTGGGAATTTTATCAAGGCCATCCAAGTCTACGGCATGAAGCCACATGACATTTTTGAAGCAAATGATCTTTTTGAAAACGGAAATATGACTCAAGTACAGACTACTTTAGTAGCGCTAGCAGGTCTGGTAAGTATTTGTACCCCTGGCATTGGCAGAAATCCACATGCCAGTCAAGATACTCCCTTTCCACCCATGTAAATACAGAAAACGACATACAGCCTGTCAGAAAGGAATAGATACTATTGTGAGTCTGAGATACTGCAGAAGTTACACTTCAGATAACATGCCTGTTTCCTACCTCATACCTTGAGAGAAAGCTTGGAGTTCGGATTCTTGACTGCATATGGCCCTGCTCTGGAGCTACATGTGCATGCGCAGATCTGGGGAAGCTCACAAGAAAACCTTAATCCCTGGAGAATGTCCTTTGCACTGCAACAAAGATACTGGGGTAGCTTCAGAATGGCACCTTCAAATGGCAAAGGGAACAGATCCCTGCCACGACATAAAGAGTTTCTGATATGAAGTAAACCTACTTGTAGCATCTCACTCCTGAGAGCCCAAGATCACATACTGAGGCTGCTTGTCTGCCAGCTCAGGTCTCCAGACGGGCTATAAAGCCGCAGTgtttcagaagcagaaaatataCTTTAACACTGAATATTcagttttccctctctctctaaaTAGGCAAAAACCAAAGGTTTTCATACTACAATTGATATTGGTGTCAAATATGCAGAGAAACAAGCACGAAGTTTTGATGCAGGAAAACTAAAAGCTGGTCAAAGTGTAATTGGCCTGCAGGTAAGTATGAAATTCAAGTTTACACTTAATCTGTTACATTTGAGAACAGCTGTCTTGTTTTGATTAACTGAAATGCTGTTCATGCAAAAATTGCTGCAGAATCAGAATATATTATCACTGAAAGAGGTATGGGGTTTTAATTCTTGTAAGCAGTTGATTGACTTTACAAGTTCAAGTGACTGTGGGAAAGTGATGaggttttttggtatttttaatcTGCTGTAAGAGTGATAATGAGGAAAGGAACAGTTAATACTAGCAGTAAGCATCATCTTTGTCCTCtagagaaattttaaaataagtaggAGTCTTTGGATAGCTAAAGCTTCTTCTatggtattcttttttttccccccctccgcTTTCCTCAGTaatcataaaaacaaaataaattttaagattTTATACAAGTTTTGTGCTAGACAAGTTGCAGCAGTGTAACTGAATTATTACTGCCTAGGGTGAAAGCCGATTATTACATATTGATGTGCACATCCATTTCTAACATACAGCCCACACATGCAGTTGGCCAAATGCCAATCACTGAAATGCCTTAGGATGACAGCtgcctttatttttcctctggaAGCACAGCATAGAGAAGCGATAGTTTCTTACAATAGTGGTCAAGCTGCATGAGAAAAGCATGCACTGCAGTTACTCCTTCTGTCAGCTGTCACAGTTATCAACTGTATTTGTTTCCTTAGACTGTGCTTGCtgtacaaataaaaaaatcactttttctgtCCACCTCTTCCTTCTCCCAATGAGATGGGCACGAACAAGTGTGCCAGTCAGGCAGGCATGACTGCTTATGGAACTAGAAGACACCTCTATGATCCAAAAATGCAAACCGACAAGCCATTTGATCAGACAACAATTAGCCTGCAGATGGGCACTAACAAAGGAGCCAGCCAGGTAAGGGAAACTGGGTGGGACATTTCTGGAATAGATGTTACTGTCAACCTGGGTGAGCCAGGTGGGATCGGTGAATCTACAAGTTGTATGTGGTAAAGAAGTCTCACTAGCAGCAGTGAGAGGGTACAGTTCAGCTATGCTTTTATGCAGTAACTGAAAAACTTAAATTTCTTATCATTAAACAATCTGTTCTGTGCTGAAGATATTAAGGGATAAAAGATTACCTGGTGCTTTTAGAATTTCTGTCTGGCTGTgttatatgaaaagaaaatactaaTTTCATTTCAAGCACTAATgagacagaaacaaaagaaattactTCCTGTGCACTACCTCATTTTGAACATTTAGTATATCCTTTCTAAAGAGGTGGGATATGCTGGACCTTTCAGCAGGGACTTTCTTCAAAGACTTACTAGTGAACATGTATAGCTCTGTGTTTTATTGTACTTTAATTCCTACTTCCTAATACTTCCAGTAAGCTGTACAAGTTGTAATCATAAACTCAGTAATCGCAGCTCTTGGCCTTCTTACTGAACCTCTAAAATCCTGTTTTGTTAGGCTGGGATGCTGGCACCAGGTACCAGGAGAGACATCTATGATCAGAAGCACATATTACAGCCTGTGGATAACTCAACTATTTCATTACAAATGGGTACCAACAAAGTAGCTTCACAGAAGGGAATGAGTGTGTATGGGCTTGGACGACAAGTGTATGACCCCAAGTACTGTGCTGCACCCACAGAACCTGTCATTCATAATGGCAGCCAAGGAACAGGAACTAACGGGTCAGAAATCAGCGATAGCGATTACCAGGCAGAATACCCAGATGACTATCATGGAGAGTACCAAGATGACTATCAAAGAGATTACCATGGTCAGTACAGTGACCAAGGCATTGATTATTAGATTTGCATCAAAAATTCAGTATTAGTCCATTATTTTATTCAGTAAGAACGAAACTAGCCTTGTGGAATTGTTACCTGTCTTTTCCTACACACTATGCTTAATGTACTTAAAGAAATACTGCCTTACAtacattcctttttcctttctctgccctTTCCCTGTCTAGTTGCCTTTAGTGCTGTAACAGTTGTAGTCTACAGCATAAACAATAACTGCATATGAAGTAAAAAGGAATACTGTGAAAGGGGGAGTGCTCTTGTACAGCCAGGTCTTCTAATAAGGAGCTATGCATTTTCACAATCTCTACTTAAATAGGTATTCATATACCACATTGTCTTCATTTTACATATTTacagcttttccattttccacaTGAGATAAAAGATTTCATACTTAAAGCTAAATGTGGTCTTTGCTCATTAAATCTAAGACACCACATTAATGATTTAAATATCATTACTATGTGCTAATGGTAAGTCTTGCATTAGACATTTTAAGTGTGCATTTGTGATTGTGTATTCATTCCATTATCTACACTGACCAAACTCCTAGAACTAGTTGTCTTACTAAAAAGGGAGCTTGTACAAAGTCTTGAGCCAACAGAAGTCCCATGTTTGATGGTGCATTTACCTTTTATTGTGCCATAATATATCCATGTagaaatgctttttcttccttgaacTGTATTTATTGCCACACTTCTCAAACTGATCCCagtgtatttttataaataaatattttttcttgaaggTATGAAGAAGGTCCTGTCTCATTTGTTCTGCTACCATTCTTAAAGATGAGATGCCATAGAAAATTTTCCTCAAATCACCATCACTCTTGCCTGTGTTAAGGGTAACGTAGAACAGGGTAGAAAGGGTAACAGAACTGCTGTCTGTTGCGGttaggtttctttcttttcaatgGGATTTAATCTAACaaccttgtaaaaaaaaaatctgtgagcgACAGTGACTTAACAAGAAAGGAATGTGTTCCTTTACAGCAGAGTTCACTACCCCTCTACATGATTGTGAGGTTATGACCAGAAATCCTTAGCTTGTCACTAAATTCTGCCTTTTTCCCCAAGGCAAACAAACTGCAGATCTCTAACAAGGTCTCTGTTTCACCCTGTAATCTTCATAACATCACTTCAAGAACTCAAAATACACGTGCTTTAGTATATATAATGAGGTATCCAGATCTTTGTTCCTGCTGGTCTGCAATCCAAATTCTTTAGTTACTAATAGCAGGGCTTTCTTCCTCACAATGAGAGTGCTGACAGACAGGCAGTGCTAATTTACCTGAGTCCTtgctacgggggggggggggggggggggaacctaaTCAAGTGAGGCCCATTTCCTTTATTGACAGAGCTATCCAATGGAATCATGACTCTAAATTAATTGAGAGTTTGAAGTAGACACCAAGCAATGGCAGATACAAACtaccttacttaaaaaaaaaaaaaaaaaaaaaagagctatgaTACTTAACCATTTCCTGGTACACAGAGCCACCAGTAGTCATTACCTCCTATTTTTAAGAAACATATTTATAAAAGTACCTTCCATTCCATAGAAGCCacttctctgcagctgcaggtAATAGTGTCAGTCCAGGAGGGTCTACGCAATGCTTGGATGCTGTGTTGGGTAGATGTTGCAAGCATCAGAGGTAGCTTGGACACATAGCACTGTATGAAGTAGCACTATGTATCCACATGAGTTTGCGCCTACCTCCAACCCCTCCATCTACTTCCAAGCCTGCTCTGCAGGGACTGATTGCAGTACCCTGCTGGGGAAGACAGCAACAAGCACTAAACAGCAACAGGTGGAGGAGCTTTATCCCTCAGGTGAGGGTTCCTGCTGCCCACACAGGAATGTTACATTTGGAGGCTGTTGACATAATTACTAGTGGAACATAGATCGGAGATTGAGAAGTCCTATGTTGCATCTGAAAGCTATAAAACTATGCTTTGTAtagaaaatttaattaaaaggtATATATATTCTGAATTGTTCTGTCAAATTACACCTGACTCTCAAAACATTATATTGTCACAGTTTAACTTCTATTGGACTACAGTCAATGCAGCATTGTTTAAATGAAACACACTCAAATACTGATTAACTGGGACTTCCACtctcttctttaaaaagcaaaccaaaattcATATTATGAGTCTAGGAGTCCTTTCTCCACCCAgcaactgcagtgaaggcaatgGCATTGCATCATAATTGCAAACAACATATGAACTGTCTGGAAATGAGAAGATAACTTACATTAAAATGTCCCTCCCTCCGTTCCACCATTTAGGTGAAACTTACTGAGTCAAGGGTCAAAACCTTATGCAGTGTGGGTATCAaatatgaacaggaaaaaaaaaagtatgcaataACAACTGATTTTTCTAACTCCCAGGCAAACCTAACATGCTTTGTAAACTGGCAAACATCACTTTTAGGTTGTGGAGATACTGTTACTTCAGAACCAATCTTACTGGGACCTGTCTAGGAGGAAAAATTTTGCCCCTCTCTGTAAGTACCAGATCTGGCAGGCGTTCTCAGCATTAGAGAGCAATTGGGCATTCAGCACAATTTTCAGTTATCACAGTTTCCACAAGCTCATGTACCAAAAGTACCCAAGGGCCCAGTTTTAAATAATGAGAGGTAGCGAGTCACAGCCAATAGATGATCAACTTCACCTGCCAGGAAGAAAGTAACtaatccctttcttttctctcttcatcaATTCCATATGCCTCAACTTCTTGAAGTGGCTCTTTAATTAAAGTAGACAAAAGTTAATTAAACAAAGAATAGGGACCAAGTTCCTCTGAGCATTCCCTGGCAGATAACTAGTACAACAGCAGGTGATCAGGTACAGTGTTTAGTTCATTATGGCAGCAAAGATGAGTCACTTGCCTGCAGTAATGTCCCACTTCCTACACTGATGCGTACTTTATTGAAACCCCTGGTTGGAGTCATCCTACATCTCAAACTCTTTAAAGATTTAAAGaagctttagaagaaaaaaggataaaatcATGTTCCACTGATAAATCTAGAATCACCCCCATACCCAGAATGAGCTGGACCTTGTGAACACGCATAACCAGAGTCCAAGTACAAAGTTTAAACAAACCTCAAAATTGCTCACAGAATGCTGAAAGACTCttgttgaggacttttaaaagtgGTCTACACTTAGCATGTCCTTATTCTGGCTAGAGCTCTATCAGTCACTTCTCTACATTCCTCCATGACACAGTGTATTTTCACATCCATGCTGGAACATTTCCTTATAAAGTACTATTTTTATCATTTATCTCATTTATATCTTTTATCTCATTTCTGTCCAGATACTCTGCACCTTGCTACTTCTTCATCAAGCTTTAAGTTACTATATCCAGACATAAATTTTTCTGCCTCCTCTGTTTTTTCAACTGCAACAAGAAGGTggctctttattttcatttacaaacTGAAGATTTATTCCTCACCTGCcctttggagaggagccagcTGATGGTTTATGATCCTAACTTGTTAAAATCATTCCCAAAAGAGTATAATTTAAAGGAAGACCACCTACCTCATGACCATTAATTATCCTGACTATCATTTCCTTCAATGAGAATTTCCATCAATGAACTCAGTACTGTTCCTTAATTGGTTGCACTGGCTTGTGCAGATATACTGAATCGATAGGAAACAGTCATCTCAGAGTGCCTCCTCTATCTGTGTAAAATGTTTCTACAGTTTCTGATCCAGGGATCACTAGCCCAGTTTTCTCAGAGAAACATGTAAAAAGCATGTTATCTGACACACCACAAAGATAAAAAGGGCAATTCTATGATCTTGTCAACTCAGTATTTTTAGTCTGACACCATAGAAACTTAGAGGGGATTTGTTTATTAACAGCTTTTGTAGACCATCATAATAGgaatattaataaaaatcagaTATGCTGATATACAAAATACATTATTTGTAAAAACATATTGTGTGCCATTTTTACCAGTGCAGAAGGTACAACAGGATTTTACAGAATTAATAGTTATTTTGTCCCAGAGTATTGGTAATTGTTACTTTCTTTCCTGCAActgcttttgctgttgctgttctgCCCTCACACTTCCTGGTGCACTTCCCATTCAAGTctacaaagagagaaaaaggaaaaaagcagtcaAATAATGCGTAGCCTTAGTCTTATTACAGCATTTAAATGCTCACAGAAGTAAACTGGGAAAATAATTAAGGGTCTTTTGTGTCTGACATCCAGGATCCTCTCTCAGGGGATAGAAAGACCCTGGTTTGTTCTAGTCaaaaaagtactgaaaaatgCAACAACAGACCCAAACATTGAAGAAGTCAAGTACAACTATCCTTCTCTATAGCAGTAGACTAAAACTGTTCTCCAGCCCAACTGCCTATACCACAAGATGATGTGAGAGTATGCCAGAGCCTGGTACCTCTTGAAAGCAGATCAAGAAAAAATCACCAAAATATTATACACTCCTGTGAGCCACAATCAAGCAGGAGTAGCTGCCAGAGTAGATGCTGCCGCAGAATCTTTCTCCGGCAGCCCTGGCTTCACCTTGCAATGCTGGGGGAAAATCATCCCAGATGCCAAGCTCCTCAGGTTGGGTAATTTGCAATATCTTTGCAGATGTCAGTCAGTTAGCTTTTACTCTCAGGACTTTTGCCAGTCTGAGTGCAGGGGAACACTCCCTTCTGGCATCTCAGCTTTTTTACCCCAGCATAAAACAGagcaaataaatacatacatcaattataaaaaataaaaattaaaaaattgtaaaaagaGGGAAGACATCTAAAGTGCTGATCTTACAGCTCAGGAACCTCAGCAGTTGCAGCATAAAACCAAGCAGGCTACAACTGTTCTGACTTCCCCATAGCAAACATGCCAAAGCGCCGCTATGCCAGTAAAGGACCACCTAGATAGGGTTGCTCTCCCAACCACTTTGCCATTGTCcgatctttttcttcctctgctagGCACACTGGGGAATGGAAAGAAGGATGAGTACAAGTGTTTGACCCACCCATTTTGCATGAGCAGAGGATTTCCTGAGGAGGGAAAGcaatagaaagaaaaacaggagtcTGGGTTCAGGCATGCTGGTTGCTGTGAGACATCAGAGGATACACAACATCTACATCCTTTCTTCTCAGGATGTAAAGCGAACAACACATTAGCTGGCAGATAAATTACACAGCCTATACTCCTGTCTCACCATAGGTTGGAGCTCTGTCCCATCTTCATTGTCCTGGAAGGGTTTCATGCTTCTGTGGTTTTGCCCTTCTGTTAACTTGTTACTCTGATTCGCAAAGGTCTACAAGCAAAAATCTGAGTGAGATCATATGGAAATGCAAACcattatgtaaataaaaatatctggtaAAGGAAGATAATTAGCCTGAGGCTACGAAACATAAGTTAGCTGTTCCCCAGCTGGATGACACTGATACCAGGAGGGACTCTGCAGAGACTGCAAGGGTAATGAAAGCAATCAGGAAGAAGGCTGAATCAAGAATCTGTGTTATGTCTCCTACTGCATCAGGGAATCTTCGGCTGTCTGCAGTCACTCACTCGGTTCTCCACCCACTGCCGTCCACATCCTGAGGGCCCCAGAGCCTCCCCCTTCCACCCCCAGATGTCTGTCACCTGACTGTAACACAGAAATCCCATGTCAGACAACTTCACGTGTTGGGAAACTCCAAGTTCTGGGCTACATGAGCAGATGTACCTCAAACATGCAAAGGAGGGTTCTGGATgtgctccccccccaccaccacattTTTCCATAAAAGCTTATGCAGCCTGTCCTGCAGGGAAAACTCCTCTCCCCTGTGCTGTGGGAAGTCCTCTCTTCACCCCAGCCCCTGCGGCATGGCTAACCACAAGAAATTAGGATCAGAGTTAAAGAACAGCAACTACAAAATCTGGATATGCAGAAAGAGAAGCCTCTGACTGTTTCGTGAAGAAGAATTGGCTTGAGAAGTATTCTAGCATTTGGCAGAACAGAGGGAGAAGAACAGAGGTCAAGGCTTCAGAGTTTTCCATTCAGTAACATATTGCTATTTAGGACATGTGCTTAAGTACTGTTCTGAATCAAGGCCAAAGAATAACTATCTGCTCTCTTTGTACAAAGGGTTATCTATCTTTTGgctgctttttttgttgctttttgttttaaatagaatcCTAAGAACATTACAGGGAATGTaacaacagcattaaaaaaaaaacaaacaaaaaaaacagttcttatgACACTGCCCCTGACGAAACCCATCCAGAAGATTCACATTACCTGAGCTATTCTGGCTCCTGAGTTTGTTTTTCATGAATCACTAGCACTTTCTTTGTCACATGGTTCATGAAGGAAAAGACAGAACTAGCAAAAAATAGCATGAAAGGAAAGAACATCTGCATCTTCAACCATTCCCTTCATATGAAAGGGAAGGCATGTGTACACTCAAACACTTCAGGTACAGCTTCAGCTAAAGAGCTCTTCATCACTACTAACTATGCAATAACTCTCCATGGAAATGCTTGTAATACAATACAGTAATTATCAAGGTAAAGAGAAAGAACAATCCGtacagaggcagaaggatttaatCAGGAGACCTAAGACACTAAACTGGCAAAAGCATCTGTATATGTATGTAGCAGAGCAACTCAAGTTTGCATGAAGTTTGTTCAAAACTACAGCATCCACAGGATACGGATGGATGCCTGACCTGCTGCTGGTGACAAGAGCTCCTTGTTCCTTATTTTTGCTCCTTGCTGTACAGTAA contains:
- the CNN3 gene encoding calponin-3; this translates as MTHFNKGPSYGLSAEVKNKIALKYDPQIEEDLRNWIEEVTGLSIGANFQLGLKDGIILCELINKLQPGSVKKINQSKLNWHQLENIGNFIKAIQVYGMKPHDIFEANDLFENGNMTQVQTTLVALAGLAKTKGFHTTIDIGVKYAEKQARSFDAGKLKAGQSVIGLQMGTNKCASQAGMTAYGTRRHLYDPKMQTDKPFDQTTISLQMGTNKGASQAGMLAPGTRRDIYDQKHILQPVDNSTISLQMGTNKVASQKGMSVYGLGRQVYDPKYCAAPTEPVIHNGSQGTGTNGSEISDSDYQAEYPDDYHGEYQDDYQRDYHGQYSDQGIDY